One Bos taurus isolate L1 Dominette 01449 registration number 42190680 breed Hereford chromosome 16, ARS-UCD2.0, whole genome shotgun sequence DNA window includes the following coding sequences:
- the STX6 gene encoding syntaxin-6 isoform X1, translated as MDMKDQMSASSVQALAERKNRQALLGDSGGQNWSSGTTDKYGRLDRELQLANSHFIEEQQAQQQLIVEQQDEQLELVSGSIGVLKNMSQRIGGELEEQAVMLDDFSHELESTQSRLDNVMKKLAKVSHMTSDRRQWCAIAVLFVVLLIVLILFLVL; from the exons ATG GACATGAAAGATCAGATGTCAGCTTCATCTGTGCAGGCGTTAGCTGAGAGGAAAAATAGACAG GCCCTGCTAGGAGACAGTGGTGGACAGAACTGGAGCAGTGGAACAACGGATAAATACGGGCGCCTCGACAGGGAGCTTCAGTTGGCCAACTCCCATTTCATCGAGGAGCAGCAGGCACAGCAGCAG CTGATCGTGGAACAGCAGGATGAGCAGTTGGAGCTGGTCTCTGGCAGCATCGGAGTGCTGAAGAACATGTCCCAGCGCATCGGAGGGGAGCTGGAGGAGCAGGCCGT CATGCTGGACGATTTCTCTCACGAGTTGGAGAGCACTCAGTCTCGACTGGACAATGTGATGAAGAAACTTGCAAAAGTATCGCACATGACCAGTG ATCGGCGCCAGTGGTGTGCCATCGCAGTCCTCTTCGTGGTCCTGCTCATCGTGCTGATCCTCTTCTTAGTGCTGTGA